The following proteins come from a genomic window of Achromobacter deleyi:
- the thrS gene encoding threonine--tRNA ligase, which yields MVQITLPDGSQRQYPGPVTVAEVAQSIGAGLAKAALGGRVTFDGADSTLVDTSYRIEGDARLAIVTAKDADGLDMIRHSTAHLLAYAVKELFPDAQVTIGPVIDNGFYYDFSYKRPFTPEDLAAIEKKMAELAKKDEIVTREVWSRDDAVEFFKGIGEKYKAEIIASIPSNEPLSLYREGEFIDLCRGPHVPSTGKLKVFKLMKVAGAYWRGDSKNEMLQRIYGTAWATKEEQEAYLHMLEEAERRDHRKIGRELDLFHFQDEAPGLIFWHPKGWALWQQVEQYMRSVYRDNGYQEVKAPQILDISLWKKTGHWDNYRENMFTTESENRVYGLKPMNCPGHVQIFNAGLHSYRELPLRYGEFGQCHRNEPSGSLHGMMRVRGFTQDDGHIFCTEEQLQDECADFTALLQKVYRDFGFTEVLYKVATRPEKRIGSDEVWDTAEQALMESLRRTGCEFEISPGEGAFYGPKVEYTLKDAIGRHWQCGTIQVDFSMPVRLGAEYVDQNDQRRPPVMLHRAILGSLERFIGMLIENHAGAMPPWLAPVQAVVCCISEPSADYAAEITQSLKKQGFRVESDLRGEKITRKIREHSLQKVPYILVVGDKEKQNGTVAVRGLGGLDLGAIAFDDFVARLSEDVSTRRDVNQPDGSAA from the coding sequence ATGGTACAGATCACATTGCCCGATGGTTCGCAGCGCCAATACCCGGGGCCGGTCACGGTCGCCGAAGTGGCGCAGTCGATCGGCGCGGGGTTGGCCAAAGCCGCGTTGGGCGGCCGCGTGACCTTTGACGGCGCCGACTCCACGCTGGTCGACACCAGCTACCGCATCGAAGGCGACGCCCGCCTGGCCATCGTGACCGCCAAGGACGCCGACGGCCTGGACATGATCCGCCATTCCACGGCCCACTTGCTGGCCTACGCCGTCAAGGAGCTGTTCCCGGACGCCCAGGTCACCATCGGCCCGGTGATCGACAACGGCTTCTACTACGACTTTTCGTACAAGCGCCCGTTCACGCCCGAAGACCTGGCGGCCATCGAGAAGAAGATGGCCGAGCTGGCCAAGAAAGACGAGATCGTCACGCGCGAAGTCTGGTCGCGCGACGACGCCGTCGAGTTCTTCAAGGGCATCGGTGAAAAGTACAAGGCCGAGATCATCGCTTCGATCCCGTCGAACGAGCCGCTCAGCCTGTATCGCGAAGGCGAGTTCATCGACCTGTGCCGCGGCCCGCACGTGCCGTCCACGGGCAAGCTCAAGGTCTTCAAGCTGATGAAGGTGGCCGGCGCCTACTGGCGCGGCGACAGCAAGAACGAGATGCTCCAGCGCATCTACGGCACGGCCTGGGCCACCAAGGAAGAACAGGAAGCCTACCTGCACATGCTGGAAGAGGCCGAGCGTCGCGACCATCGCAAGATCGGCCGCGAACTCGACCTGTTCCACTTCCAGGACGAAGCGCCGGGCCTGATCTTCTGGCATCCCAAGGGCTGGGCCCTGTGGCAGCAGGTGGAGCAGTACATGCGCTCCGTCTACCGCGACAACGGCTACCAGGAAGTGAAGGCGCCGCAGATCCTCGACATCTCGCTCTGGAAGAAGACGGGCCACTGGGACAACTACCGTGAAAACATGTTCACGACGGAGTCCGAGAACCGCGTCTACGGCCTGAAACCGATGAACTGCCCGGGCCACGTGCAGATCTTCAACGCCGGCCTGCACTCGTACCGCGAGCTGCCGCTGCGCTACGGCGAATTCGGCCAGTGCCACCGCAACGAACCGTCCGGCTCGCTGCACGGCATGATGCGCGTGCGCGGCTTCACGCAGGACGACGGCCACATCTTCTGTACCGAAGAACAGCTCCAGGACGAATGCGCCGACTTCACGGCCCTGCTGCAGAAGGTCTACCGCGACTTCGGCTTCACCGAAGTGCTGTACAAGGTCGCCACGCGCCCTGAAAAGCGCATCGGCTCGGACGAGGTCTGGGACACGGCCGAACAGGCCCTGATGGAAAGCCTGCGCCGCACCGGCTGCGAATTCGAGATCTCCCCGGGAGAGGGCGCGTTCTACGGCCCCAAGGTCGAGTACACGCTGAAGGACGCCATCGGCCGCCACTGGCAGTGCGGCACGATCCAGGTCGACTTCTCCATGCCCGTGCGCCTGGGCGCCGAGTACGTGGACCAGAACGACCAGCGCCGCCCGCCCGTCATGCTGCACCGCGCCATCCTGGGTTCGCTCGAGCGTTTCATCGGCATGCTGATCGAAAACCACGCCGGCGCGATGCCGCCCTGGCTGGCTCCGGTGCAGGCCGTGGTGTGCTGCATTTCCGAACCTTCGGCCGATTATGCGGCTGAAATCACGCAAAGCCTGAAAAAACAAGGCTTTAGAGTAGAGTCCGATTTGCGCGGTGAAAAAATCACTCGTAAAATTCGGGAGCACAGCCTGCAGAAGGTGCCGTACATCCTCGTCGTCGGCGACAAGGAGAAGCAAAACGGTACCGTCGCCGTACGCGGTCTGGGGGGTCTGGACCTCGGCGCCATCGCGTTCGACGACTTCGTCGCTCGCCTGTCCGAAGACGTATCCACCCGCCGCGACGTCAATCAACCCGATGGCAGCGCTGCTTAA
- the rfbD gene encoding dTDP-4-dehydrorhamnose reductase — MPSKILVIGRDGQLGFELRRSLAPLGVVTAVGRTDCDLTYPLQIARLVRREKPDIIVNAAAYTAVERAEEDTVRAMRINAEAAGELAALAADRGALIVHYSSDYVFNGAKAGVYDEQDEPAPLNVYGHSKLAGELAVRALNPAHLVFRTSWVYGVFGNSFLKTMLMALRQPEALRVVSDQRGAPTGAAYIADATAQVVARYLARPAGVAFPFGLYHLAATGDASWHEYACFIAQQARRAGLAVTLTPGDIRAVSSDQYPTSARRPLNSRLDSRLLERTFGLRAPHWEEGVMHALAAIADSRNLA, encoded by the coding sequence ATGCCCAGCAAAATTCTCGTGATCGGCAGGGACGGCCAGCTCGGCTTCGAGCTGCGGCGCAGCCTTGCCCCGCTGGGCGTGGTGACGGCGGTCGGGCGGACCGACTGCGACCTGACCTATCCGTTGCAGATCGCGCGGCTGGTGCGGCGCGAGAAACCCGACATCATCGTCAACGCGGCCGCCTACACCGCGGTCGAGCGCGCCGAGGAAGACACGGTGCGCGCCATGCGCATCAACGCCGAGGCCGCGGGCGAACTGGCCGCGCTGGCGGCCGACCGCGGCGCGCTCATCGTCCATTATTCCTCCGACTACGTGTTCAATGGCGCCAAGGCGGGCGTCTACGACGAGCAGGACGAACCCGCGCCGTTGAACGTCTACGGCCACAGCAAGCTGGCTGGCGAGCTGGCGGTGCGGGCGCTGAACCCGGCCCACCTGGTGTTCCGCACGTCATGGGTCTACGGCGTGTTCGGCAACAGCTTCCTGAAGACCATGCTGATGGCGCTGCGCCAGCCGGAAGCGCTGCGCGTGGTGAGCGACCAGCGCGGCGCGCCCACTGGCGCCGCGTACATCGCGGATGCCACCGCGCAGGTCGTGGCGCGCTACCTGGCGCGGCCGGCCGGGGTGGCGTTTCCGTTCGGCCTGTACCACCTAGCGGCCACCGGCGACGCCAGCTGGCACGAATATGCCTGCTTCATCGCGCAGCAGGCCCGGCGCGCGGGCCTGGCGGTGACGCTGACGCCGGGCGACATCCGGGCGGTGTCGTCCGACCAATATCCGACCTCGGCGCGCCGGCCCCTGAATTCACGATTGGACAGCCGGTTGCTGGAGCGCACCTTCGGGCTGCGCGCGCCGCACTGGGAAGAGGGCGTGATGCACGCGCTGGCCGCGATCGCCGACAGCCGCAACCTGGCCTGA
- a CDS encoding response regulator transcription factor, whose product MNTPSAPDNAVSSEPRSPDAVDRPNSRKHLLLSRPPPVIRVAILDDHPVVALGLGAYLDARPGFRVIHQETSARRLLDKLAITPCDIALVDFYLPQEPWDGVNYLRRLRRYHPNLAIITFSAGNRQETQYAAFRAGANGYLAKQWGMLLLPEMIHGVLSKKNPFLSVHEGKIRPVSPRPPHALLTTSEVEVLRHISQGMSVTQIAMRLKRSKKTVSTHKRRAMRKLQLSDDLALALYLREKFAE is encoded by the coding sequence ATGAATACTCCCTCAGCGCCGGACAACGCCGTCTCGTCCGAGCCGCGATCCCCCGATGCGGTTGACCGCCCCAATTCCCGCAAGCACCTGCTGCTGTCACGACCGCCCCCCGTCATCCGGGTGGCGATCCTGGACGACCACCCCGTCGTGGCGCTGGGCCTGGGCGCCTACCTCGACGCCCGCCCCGGCTTCCGCGTCATCCACCAGGAAACCTCCGCCCGCCGGCTGCTCGACAAGCTGGCGATCACGCCATGCGACATCGCCCTGGTCGACTTCTATCTGCCGCAGGAACCGTGGGATGGCGTCAACTACCTGCGCCGGCTGCGACGCTATCACCCGAATCTGGCGATCATCACGTTCTCGGCCGGCAACCGCCAGGAAACCCAGTACGCCGCCTTCCGTGCCGGCGCCAACGGCTATCTGGCCAAGCAATGGGGCATGCTGCTGCTGCCCGAAATGATCCACGGCGTCCTCAGCAAGAAGAACCCATTCCTGTCGGTGCACGAAGGCAAGATCCGGCCGGTGTCGCCGCGGCCGCCGCACGCCTTGCTGACGACATCCGAGGTCGAAGTCCTGCGCCACATCAGCCAGGGCATGTCGGTCACGCAGATCGCGATGCGCCTCAAGCGCAGCAAGAAGACCGTCAGCACCCACAAGCGCCGCGCCATGCGCAAGCTGCAGCTATCGGATGACCTGGCGCTGGCCCTGTACCTGCGGGAAAAATTCGCCGAATAG